The window GCTCGGCGAGAACATCCAGGACCTGGTCACCACCACGACCCTCACCCTCGCCGGGCTGCTGTTCCTCGCGCTGCACGCGGGGGGCTACGGCTCGGGCTGGGGACGCAGGCGCCGCTAGGACCGCGGGCCCGCCGAGGCTCCGAAGCCGACGGCCGCCGCGGCGCAGGGGCTACCTCAGCGAGGTCACGGTCCTGCGGACGGGACGGCGGGGCCGCCCGTCCGAGAAGAACTCCGGTGACGCGGCCCGGATCCGCCCGACGTCCTCGAACACCGCCCGCAGGTGGGAGCGCAGGGCCTCCACGGCGGTCCCGGTGTCCCCGGCCTCGATCGCGTCCACGACCAGCGTGTGCTGGTCCACCAGCTCCCCGATCGGGCGCGTGTCGATCAGGCTCAGCCGCCGGGCCCGGTCCAGGTGGGCCTTGGCCGCGTTCACCGTCCGCCAGGCGCTCTCGTTGCCCGCCAGCGCCAGCAGCGAGCGGTGGAAGTCCTCGTCCAGCTCGAAGAAGCGGTCGTGGTCGCCGCCGCCCGCCTCCCGCTGCGCGCCGAGCAGGACGCGCAGATCGCCGACGTGGTCCGCCGAGAAGGGGGGCCGGGCCTGGGCGAGGGAGGTGCACTCCACCGCCTCCCGGATGAACTGCGCCTGCCGGACGCGCTCGGGGTCCACGAGTGAGACGAACGTGCCGACCTGGGGGTAGACCTCCACCAGCCCCTCCTCGCGCAGCAGGATGAGGCTCTCGCGCACGGGCGTCCGGCTCACGGCGAGCTCGGTGGCGAGCTCGTTCTCCGACAGGGGCGTGCCCGGCTTGAGCTCCAGGGTGATGATCGCGCGGCGGATGGTGTCCAGGGTGCGGTCCCGCGCGGACAGCAGGGGTCCTCCGGACCGGGTCTGGTCGGCCATGAGGGGAGTCTACCGGCATTGACGCCACTGGTATGGCAGTGCTTGTATGTCAGTTGCCATCATGTTCACGTACGGTTTCCCCGATACTTCTTCGCAGGTGGAAGCCCTTCACAAAGGACCGGCCGATGACCGAACAGGCACCCCCCGCGCCAGCCGGACAGGGGGAGCGCAGCACCCGGGACCTCACCAAGGCCTCCGTGTCCGGGTGGCTGGGGACCGCCATGGAGTTCATGGACTTCCAGCTCTACTCCCTGGCCGCCGCCCTGGTGTTCAACCAGATCTTCTTCCCCGACCTCAACCCCGCGGTCGGCCTGATCGCGGCGATGGGCACCTACGGTGTCGGGTACGTCGCCCGGCTCGTCGGGGCGGTCTACTTCGGCCGCATGGGCGACCGCCTCGGCCCCAAGAAGGTCCTGTTCATCACCGTCGCCCTGATGGGCGTCTCCACCACCCTGATCGGCGCCCTGCCCACCTACCAGCAGGTGGGCCTGCTCGCCCCGATCCTGCTCGTGGGCCTGCGGCTGATCCAGGGCTTCGGCGCGGGCGCCGAGATCGCGGGCGCCACCGTGATGCTGGCGGAGTACGCCCCGGCCAGGCGTCGGGGGTTCATCGCCTCCCTGGTGTGCCTGGGCACCAACTCCGGCACCCTGGGCGCCTCCGCGATCTGGGCGGTCCTGGTGTTCGCGCTCTCCGAGGAGCAGCTGCTGTCCTGGGGCTGGCGCCTCCCCTTCCTGGCGAGCTTCCTCCTGCTGCTCCTGGCGCTGTGGATCCGCCTCTCCGTCAAGGAGAGCCCGGTCTTCGAGCAGCGCGAGGACATCGTCGACGGTGTGGCGATGTCCCGGAGCGAACTGGCCGCGGCCGCGGTGAAGGAGGACAGGAGCGGACTGGAGACCGCCCTGCACCAGCGCAAGGGCCGCGCGTTCCTGCTCGCCCTCGGCCTGCGCTTCGGCCAGGCGGGCAACTCCGGCATCGTCCAGACCTTCCTCGTCGGCTACCTCAGCGCCAACCTGATGCTCAACGACGCGGTCGGCACGTCCGCGATCGTCTACGGCTCCCTGCTCGGCTTCGTCACCGTCCCCCTGGTCGGCGTGCTCGGTGACCGCTTCGGACGCCGTCCCGTCTACCTCTTCCTGACCGTGGCGAGCATGCTGTTCGCCGTGCCCATGATGCTGATGATCGAGACCGGCGACACCGTGCTCGTGACCGTCGCGATGGTCGTCGGGCTCAACCTGTCGGTCCTGGGCCTGTTCTCCGTGGAGAGCGTCACCATGGCCGAGCTGTTCGGGGCGCGCACCCGGTTCACCCAGCTGGCCCTGGCCAAGGAGATCGGCGGCGTCCTGGCCACCGCGATCGGCCCGGTGCTGGCCGCCACGCTCACCGCCGCGACCGGCTCCTGGTGGCCGCTGTCGGCGATGATCATCGCCTACTCCCTGATCACCCTGGCCTCCGCCTACCTGTCCCCCGAGGTGCGCGGACGCGACCTGGTCCGACTGGAGGACGCCGTATGAGGGCCGTGACCGTCCACGGAGCCGAGGACCTGCGCGTCGACGAGCTCCCCGACCCCGTCCCCGGCGAGGGGGAGGTCGTCGTCGCCGTGGAGTGGGGCGGCATCTGCGGGTCCGACCTGGCCTACTGGCGCCACGGCCGCTCGGGGACGGCCGTGCTGCGCGACCCCCTCGTGCTCGGCCACGAGATCGCCGGACGCGTCGCCCGTGTGGGCCCCGGTGTGACCGGCGTCGAGGAGGGGCTGCCCGTCACCGTGCACCCGGCCGAGCTGGTCGGCGACGGGCGCATGCCGGAGCGGTTGGCCGGGCGCACCAACCTCTACCCGAGGGTGCGCTACTTCGGGTCGGCCGCGTTCTCCCCGCACACCGACGGCGGGTTCTGCGACCTCAAGAAGGTCGCGGCCCGGCAGCTGCGGCCCCTGCCCGAGGGGGTGGACACCCGCAGCGGAGCGCTGGCCGAACCGCTCGCCGTGGCCTGCCACGCCGTCAACCGCGCGTCGGGCGCCGTGGGGGGCGTCGAGGGCCGGGACGTGTTCGTCAACGGCGCGGGGCCGATCGGCTCGCTCGTCGTCGCCGCGCTCCGGCACGCGGGGGCGGCGCGGATCACCGTCGCCGACCTCGGGCGCGCCCCGCTGGAGGTGGCCCGGGCCATGGGCGCCGACGACACGCGCGACCTCTCGCGCGGGGACGCGCTGCCCGAGGACGCCGAGCTGGTCTTCGAGGCCTCCGGCGCCCCGGCCGCCCTCGGCGGTGTCCTGCGCGCGACCGCGCGCGGCGGGACCCTCGTCCAGGTGGGCAACCTCCCCGGAACGCAGGCCCCGGCGGCGCTGGGCGAACTCGTCACCAGGGAGATCACCTGGATCGGCTCCTACCGCTTCGTCGAGGAGATCGACGACGCCCTGGCCGCGATGGCCGCCGGTCTGGACGTCACCCCGCTCATGACCCACTCCTTCCCCGTCGGGGAGGCGCACGAGGCGATGCGGACGGCGGCCGATCCCGCCTCCGGCAGCAGCAAGGTCATGCTGCGCTTCGCCTGAGCCGCGCCGCGGGCGCCCGGCGCTCCCAACCGGGAGCGGGCGCCTCCCCTCCATCCAGAAAGGGCATTCCGTGAAGATCACCGACGCACGTGTCGTCGTGTCCTCACCCGGCCGCAACTACGTCACCCTGGTGGTCGAGACCGAGGACGGCGTCACCGGCATCGGCGACGCCACGCTCAACGGCCGCGAACTCGCGGTCGCCTCCTACCTGCGCGACCACGTGTGCCCGCTGCTCGTCGGACGCGACGCGCGGCGGATCGAGGACACCTGGCAGTACCTGTACAAGGGCGCCTACTGGCGCCGCGGCCCGGTGACGATGACCGCGATCGCCGCCGTGGACGTGGCGCTGTGGGACATCAAGGGCAAGGCCGCGGGCATGCCCCTCTACCAGCTCCTGGGCGGGGCCTCTCGTGAGGGCGTCCTGGTCTACGGGCACGCCAGCGGCACGTCGCTGGACGGGCTCTCCGAGGACTTCCAGCGCCACCTGGACCTGGGCTACCGGGCGATCCGGGTCCAGGCCGCGGTCCCCGGGCTGGAGAAGACCTACGGGATCGCCCCGGCGGACGGCCGGGTGTACGAGCCCGCCAGCGGCAACCGGCCCCAGGAGGACACCTGGGACACCCCGGCCTACCTGGACTTCGCGCCGGCCATGATCGCCCACGTCCGTGAGCAGTTCGGCTACGGCGTGCACCTGCTGCACGACGTGCACCACCGGCTCACCCCGATCGAGGCGGGCCGCCTGGGCGCGGCGCTGGAACCGTACCGGCTGTTCTGGATGGAGGACCCGACCCCGGCCGAGGACCAGTCCGCGTTCCGGATCCTGCGCCAGCACACCACCACCCCCGTGGCGGTGGGCGAGGTGTTCAACTCGATCTGGGACTGCCAGCAGCTCATCACCGAGCGGCTCATCGACTACGTCCGCGCCTCGGTGTCGCACACCGGCGGCATCACCCACCTGCGCCGCGTGTTCTCGCTCGCGGAGCTGTACGGGGTGCGCTCGGGCTCGCACGGCGCCGGTGACCTGTCGCCGGTCGCCATGGCCGCGGCGCTCCACCTCGACCTGGCCATCCCCAACTTCGGCATCCAGGAGCACATGGGCCACACCGGCCCATACGCGGAGGTCTTCCGCACCTCCTACTCCTTCTCGGACGGGTACATGCACCCCGGAGACGCCCCGGGCCTGGGCGTGGAGTTCGACGAGGAGGCCGCGGCCCGCCACCCCTACGAACCCAGGTACCTGCCGGTCAACCGGCGGCTCGACGGAACGGTGCACGACTGGTGAGTACACACGGACTGACGGGTGGGGGCGAGCCGCTGGACGTCGTCGTCCTGGGCGAGGTCCTGCTGGAGGTGGCCACCGACGCCCCCGTCGCGCACGGGGTCCCGGCCAAGCTCGGTGTCTCGGGCGACGCCCTGAACGTCGCCGCGGCGGCGGCCCGGGCCGGGGCCAGGGTCGGTCTGGCCGCCGTCCTGACCGACGACGAGCTCGGGCGGGCGATCGCCGACCGCGTCGCGGAGCTGGGCGTGTCCACCGGCATGCTGCGCTTCCGCCCCGGGCAGCAGGGCGTGTACCTGGTGCACAGCGACCCCAAGGGCGAGCGCGCCTTCTCCTACGCGCGCGCCGGGAGCGTGGGCTCGTCCCTGTCCCCCGAGGACCTGGACGAGGGGGCGGTCGGCGCGGCGGGAGCGGTCGTGGCGGGCGGCATCGCCTGCGCGGTCTCCGACAGCGCGCGCCGGGCGGTCCTGACCGCGGCGCGCCTGGCCCGCAGGTTCGTGTTCGACCCCAACCACCGGCCGCGGCTGGCCTCGCGGGAGGAGGGCGCCGCGACCCTCGCGGAACTGGCCCGGCACGCCCACCTGGTGACCCCCTCCCACCCCGGCGAGACCTCCGCCCTGCTGGACAGCGCCACCCCGTCCGAGGCGGCCCGCCGCCTCCTGGAGGCGGGCGCCCGCAACGTCGCGGTGACCTGCGGGTCGCGCGGCGTCCACCTGGCCACGCCGCAGGAGGAGTCCTGGATCGACGCGGTCCCCGCTCCCCGGGTCCTGGACCAGACCGGCGCGGGGGACGTGTTCGTGGGTACCCTGACCGCGCGCCTGACCCTGGGCGACCCCCTCGCGGAGGCCGCGCGCCTGGCGGCCGCCGCGGCCAGCCTGAGCGTGGGCGGGCGCGGCGGAACCGGTTTCCTGCCGACCCTGGAACAGACCCGCGCGCACGCGCGGGGCGAGAAGGAGGCGACGCGATGACCCGGCTGGACCTGGCGGCGCTGCGGGCCGCGGGGCGCACCACCGCCCTGGACCGCGCCGACCTGCGCACCGGGGTGGTCCACCTCGGGATCGGCGCGTTCTACCGCGCCCACGGCGCGTTCCTGACCGAGGAGGCCATGCTCGCCGCGGGCGAGACCGGATGGGGCATCAGCGCGGTGACCGGGCGCTCGGCCCGGGTGTGGGAGCAGCTGGCCCCGCAGGACGGCCTGTTCACGGTCACCGAACGCGGTGAGGGCGCCCGCCCCCTGCGGGTGGTCTCCTCCGTCCGCGAGACCCTGTCCGGTCCGGCCGACCCGTGGGCGGTGGCGGAGCGCATCGCCCACCCCGACACCCGGATCGTCACCCTCACGGTCACGGAGAAGGGGTACCTGGCGCACCCGGTCACGGGGCGCCTGGACACCGGCGACGCCCGCGTACGCGCCGACCTGGACGGCGGCCCGCCGCTCACGCCGGTGGGGCAGATCGCTCGCGGCCTCCAGCTGCGCCAGCTCCGGGACGCCGGTCCGGTGACCGTGCTGTCCTGCGACAACCTGCCCGACAACGGCGAGCTGACGGCCGCGCTGGTCGCCGACTTCGCCGACGCCCTGCCGGGCGCGGACGGCGAGCGGCTGCGGTCCTGGGTCCAGGCGCACGCGGCCTTCCCCAACACGATGGTGGACCGGATCGTCCCGGCCACCACGGCGGCTGACCTGGACGCCGTCGAGGCGGAGCTGGGCCTGCGCGACGAGGCGGCCGTGGTCGCCGAACCCTTCCACCAGTGGGTGATCCAGGACCGCTTCGCCGGTCCGCGCCCGCGGTGGGAGGCGGCCGGGGCGACGATCACCGGCGACGTGCGGCCCTGGGAGGCGGCCAAGCTGCGCGTGCTCAACGCCAGCCACTCCCTGCTCGCCTACCTCGGCCTGTCCGTGGGACACACGACGATCGCCGCGTGCGCCGCCGACGACGCCGTGGCGACGGCGGCCCACCGCCTCGTCCACGAGGAGGTCCTGCCCTCGCTCACCCTGCCCGAGGGCTTGGACGGCGCGGCCTACGCCGCGTCGGTGCTGAGCCGGTTCGCCAATCCCGCGCTGGGCCACACCACCGCCAAGGTCGGGGCCGACGGCTCCCAGAAACTCGGCCCCCGCGTCGTGCCCACGGTCCGGGACGTGCTGGCCGGGGGCGGCGAGCCGCGGTGGAGCGCACTGGTGGTGGCGGCGTGGATGCACCACGTCGCCACGGCCGGTCCCGGGTTGGAGGACCCGCTGGCCGACTCCCTGCGCGCTCTGCTGCCCGCGGGCGGAGGGGCGCGGGAGGTGGTCGCCGCGCTGCTGCGCTCGGAGGTCTTCCCCGGGGACCTGGCCTCCCATCCGGTGTTCACCGAACTGCTGGTCCACTGGTACGGGGTCGTGTCCGCCGGGGGCGGCGCGCTGGCGGCGGAGGTCGCCTCGTGAGCGCGGGCGGAGGGAACGACGTGAGAGGCACAGGCCGCGGGAACGGCGTGAGCGGTGGGAACAGGGGAAGCGGCCGGAGCGAGGGGGACGGCGGCATCGGGGCCGTGCTGGCGCTGTCGCCGGTCGTGCCGGTGGTGACGGTGGACTCCCCCGCGCTGGCGGTTCCCCTGGCCGAGGCGCTGCTGGCGGGCGGTGTGGGCGTCGTGGAGGTCACCCTGCGCACGCCCGGCGCCCTGGAGGCGGTCCGGGCTGTCGCGGAGGACGTACCGGACATGGTGGTGGGCGCGGGGACCGTGCTCACCCCCCGCCAGGCCGACGAGGCCGCGGAGGCCGGAGCACGGTTCCTGGTCACGCCCGGCACCACGGAACGGATGCTGCGCCACCTGGTCGCGAGCGGGGTTCCGGCGCTGCCGGGGGTGGCCACCGTCAGCGAGGTGCTGGCCGCCCGCGAGGCGGGGATGTTCGCGCAGAAGCTCTTCCCCGCGTCGGTTCCGGGAACCCCGTTCCTGCGCTCGGTGGCGGGCCCGGTCCCCGACGTCGTGTTCTGCCCCACGGGCGGGATCACGGCCGCCACGGCCGCCGACTACCTGGCCCTGGACAACGTGGCGTGCGTCGGGGGGAGCTGGCTGACCCCCGGGGACGCGGTCCGTGAGGGGGACTGGGCGCGGATCACCGGGTTGGCGGCGGAGGCCGTGCGGCTGGGCGCGGGCGCTGTCGGGGACGGCCGCCCCGGCTCCGTGCCGCCTTCCGTCGGCCCGGGACCTAGGGGCGCCTGACCGGGGCCCGCCGAAGGCCCGGTTTCCCGGGGCGGACCCGCTGGGGGCGCCCCCGGACGCGTCCCCAGGGCTTGAACACCGACAGGGCCATGGCCGCGGCGACCGCGGTGGTGGAGACCAGGGGCGGGAACAGGAGCTGGGCGCCGACCGCGAAGGGCGCCTCCTCGGCGAGGGCGGTACGGGCCCGCTCCGCCAGCGCGGTGGCCTCGGGTGAGAGCAGCAGGGCCACGAGGGTCAGCAGCACGACGTTGGCCGCCAGCTTGAGCAGGACCCACCAGTACCGGACCAGTCCGTACCTGGTCCCCCAGCCCAGGACGATCCCGGACAGCAGGGTGAGGGTGCCGACCGCGACCAGCGGCCACGTCGCGAAGGCCGCCAGGGCGACCGCGACGGAGGCGTCGTCGCCGCCGAGCAGCGCGGTGACCACGAGGACGCCCAGGACGAGGTCGAGCCCGAGCCAGCTTCCGGCCGCGGCGATGTGGACCAGCAGGACGGTCTTGCGGGTGCGGGCGCCCAGGCGCCGTCGGGGGGTCGTCACGGTGTCCATGCGGCCAGTATCCGAGCGCGGGCCCGAAACGGCGTACAGCCCGGGACGTATTCCGGTGTACGCGGGCGCGCGGCCCCTGTCAGGGGCCGCGGTCGGCTCCGGCGGCGCGGGCCCGCGCCGCCCCGACCGGGCGAGCCGTGCCCCCGCCGGAGCCGCCGTCTGGTAAGCCGGACGGTGTGAACAGTACGAGAGAGTCCGAAAGACAGGGCGAGGGCGGGCGGAGGCCCTCGGCGGGGGAGAGGATCGCCCAGTGGCTGTGGCCGCTGGCGGCCGTGGTGGTCGTGGTCGCGGGCATGGTCCTCGGCTACGCGTTCTTCAGCTGAGCCGGGCGCGGCGCCGCGGACCCGGGCGGCCTCAGGCTCCGCCCGGGGAGGTGCCCGGCAGGCGGGTGGCCACCCACTGGTCGTCGGAGTCGCGGCGCATCTCCAGGGGCCCGTGGTCCTCGCCGGGGTAGACCAGGGCGACCGTGGCGATGGGGACCTCCCCCTCCAGGTCGGTGTCCATGGTGACCTCACCGACCTCGATGCCCTCACCGCCCTGGAGCGCCTCGGCGTAGAGGGGGAAGGCCGCCGGACAGTCCTCGGCCCCGTGCTCGTCGGCCAACACCGTGCGCGCGGCCTCGTCCATCAGCGCGCAGCCCGCCTCGCCGTCGGCGGCCATGAGGGAGGCGATGAAGCCCTGCGCGGCGCGGCGCACGTGGGTCTCGGCGTCCGGGTCCACCGCGGCCGCGCTCTCCTCGGCCCGCCCCGCGGTCTCCTCCGGGGCCTCCTCGCCGGAGCAGGCCGTGGCGGCGAGGAGCAGGGCCAGCAGCGGGGCGGACAGCGGAAGTCGTCTCATGGCGGGCGCCTTTCGAGGGGGCGGGAGCGTCGCACCATTGTTACCGTATCGGCCCGCTGCGTGACCAGCGGTGTCCGCGCGCCCCAGGTAGTCCCGGGGCCGTCCGGTCGGAAGGGCTTCCGGGCATCGCCATAAGCCCGCGCTGCGGCGGACCCGGGGGTTGTCGGTGGGGCGGGGCTTCCGGCCATCACCGCAAGCCCGACCCGTGACGGGCCCGGGGGTTGTCGGCAGAGCCGGGCTTCTGGTGATATGGGAACGCGGTCCCCTCCCGACGGAACCGCTCCGGACTTTCTGGCGCACAGAGCACGCGCGGGCGTGCCACGGGCGGTTCCGCCGTGCGTCCGCGCCGGAGGTGACATGTCCTACCCCCTGCGGGAGAGCCGTCCGACGGACCCGTTCGCCCGTATCCCCCCGGAGTTGGGCGCCCGGCTGCGCCCGCTGGTGCCGTCGCTGGCGGAGGAGGCCCTGGAGGGCATCCGGCGCCGGGCGGAGTTCCACGCCGCGCCCCTGGAGCCCGCCGACGCCGAGGGTCTGCGGCGGACGGTGGAAGCCGGTCTGCGCGCCTTCCTGGACCGGGTGGAGGGCGGCCGCTCCCCCGGGCACGTGGACGCGCTGGCCGCCGAGTTCCGGGCCTTCGGCGCGGACGAGGCCCGGCACGGGCGCACCCTGGAGTGCCTGCACACGGGGATGCGCACGGCGGCGGCCGTGGCCTGGCGGCGGCTGGCCGACGCGGACGCGCTCACCCGCGACCACATGGCGGTGCTGGGAGAGGCGATCTTCGCGTTCCAGGAGGAGGTCTCGACCGCCGCGGCCGAGGGCCACGCGCGGGTGCGCGGCGCCGGGGTGGACGCGCTGCGCAGGCGCCGGGCGCGGTTGCTGGAGGTGCTGTTGGCCGAGACGGGCCCGCGGCGGGAGGAGCAGGCGGTGCCCGCGCTGGCCCGGGCCGCCCGGTGGCGGCTGCCCGGGCGGGTGGCGGTGGCGCTGCTGTACCGGGGTACGGACGGCGCGGCGGCGGCCCCGCTGGAGGCGACCCCGAGCGGCCCGTCGGCGGTGGCCCAGACGACCGTGGGCGGCCCGTCGGCGGACGCGCTGTCCGCCTCGGCGGGGGCGTTCTCACATCTCAGCGCGTTGCCGTCGGACGTGCTCGTGGGCCTGGACCGCGTGGAGCCGTGCGCGGTGGTGCCCGATCCCGAGGGGCCGGGGCGGCTGCGGTCGCTGGAACGCTCGCTGCGCGGTTCCTGCGCGGTGCTGGGCCCGAGCGTGCCCCTGGACCGGGCGCCGCTGTCGCTGGCCCGGGCCCGGGACCTCGCGGAACTCGTGCGCACGGGCGTGGTGCCGGGCGGGGGCGTGGTGCGGTGGGACGACCATCTGCCCGTGCTGCTGCTGTCGCGCGATCCCGAGCTGGTCGCGGAGATGACGCGGTCCCGGCTCGCTCCGCTGGCGCCG is drawn from Nocardiopsis dassonvillei subsp. dassonvillei DSM 43111 and contains these coding sequences:
- a CDS encoding GntR family transcriptional regulator, coding for MADQTRSGGPLLSARDRTLDTIRRAIITLELKPGTPLSENELATELAVSRTPVRESLILLREEGLVEVYPQVGTFVSLVDPERVRQAQFIREAVECTSLAQARPPFSADHVGDLRVLLGAQREAGGGDHDRFFELDEDFHRSLLALAGNESAWRTVNAAKAHLDRARRLSLIDTRPIGELVDQHTLVVDAIEAGDTGTAVEALRSHLRAVFEDVGRIRAASPEFFSDGRPRRPVRRTVTSLR
- a CDS encoding MFS transporter; this encodes MTEQAPPAPAGQGERSTRDLTKASVSGWLGTAMEFMDFQLYSLAAALVFNQIFFPDLNPAVGLIAAMGTYGVGYVARLVGAVYFGRMGDRLGPKKVLFITVALMGVSTTLIGALPTYQQVGLLAPILLVGLRLIQGFGAGAEIAGATVMLAEYAPARRRGFIASLVCLGTNSGTLGASAIWAVLVFALSEEQLLSWGWRLPFLASFLLLLLALWIRLSVKESPVFEQREDIVDGVAMSRSELAAAAVKEDRSGLETALHQRKGRAFLLALGLRFGQAGNSGIVQTFLVGYLSANLMLNDAVGTSAIVYGSLLGFVTVPLVGVLGDRFGRRPVYLFLTVASMLFAVPMMLMIETGDTVLVTVAMVVGLNLSVLGLFSVESVTMAELFGARTRFTQLALAKEIGGVLATAIGPVLAATLTAATGSWWPLSAMIIAYSLITLASAYLSPEVRGRDLVRLEDAV
- a CDS encoding L-idonate 5-dehydrogenase, producing the protein MRAVTVHGAEDLRVDELPDPVPGEGEVVVAVEWGGICGSDLAYWRHGRSGTAVLRDPLVLGHEIAGRVARVGPGVTGVEEGLPVTVHPAELVGDGRMPERLAGRTNLYPRVRYFGSAAFSPHTDGGFCDLKKVAARQLRPLPEGVDTRSGALAEPLAVACHAVNRASGAVGGVEGRDVFVNGAGPIGSLVVAALRHAGAARITVADLGRAPLEVARAMGADDTRDLSRGDALPEDAELVFEASGAPAALGGVLRATARGGTLVQVGNLPGTQAPAALGELVTREITWIGSYRFVEEIDDALAAMAAGLDVTPLMTHSFPVGEAHEAMRTAADPASGSSKVMLRFA
- the manD gene encoding D-mannonate dehydratase ManD, yielding MKITDARVVVSSPGRNYVTLVVETEDGVTGIGDATLNGRELAVASYLRDHVCPLLVGRDARRIEDTWQYLYKGAYWRRGPVTMTAIAAVDVALWDIKGKAAGMPLYQLLGGASREGVLVYGHASGTSLDGLSEDFQRHLDLGYRAIRVQAAVPGLEKTYGIAPADGRVYEPASGNRPQEDTWDTPAYLDFAPAMIAHVREQFGYGVHLLHDVHHRLTPIEAGRLGAALEPYRLFWMEDPTPAEDQSAFRILRQHTTTPVAVGEVFNSIWDCQQLITERLIDYVRASVSHTGGITHLRRVFSLAELYGVRSGSHGAGDLSPVAMAAALHLDLAIPNFGIQEHMGHTGPYAEVFRTSYSFSDGYMHPGDAPGLGVEFDEEAAARHPYEPRYLPVNRRLDGTVHDW
- a CDS encoding PfkB family carbohydrate kinase, giving the protein MSTHGLTGGGEPLDVVVLGEVLLEVATDAPVAHGVPAKLGVSGDALNVAAAAARAGARVGLAAVLTDDELGRAIADRVAELGVSTGMLRFRPGQQGVYLVHSDPKGERAFSYARAGSVGSSLSPEDLDEGAVGAAGAVVAGGIACAVSDSARRAVLTAARLARRFVFDPNHRPRLASREEGAATLAELARHAHLVTPSHPGETSALLDSATPSEAARRLLEAGARNVAVTCGSRGVHLATPQEESWIDAVPAPRVLDQTGAGDVFVGTLTARLTLGDPLAEAARLAAAAASLSVGGRGGTGFLPTLEQTRAHARGEKEATR
- a CDS encoding mannitol dehydrogenase family protein — protein: MTRLDLAALRAAGRTTALDRADLRTGVVHLGIGAFYRAHGAFLTEEAMLAAGETGWGISAVTGRSARVWEQLAPQDGLFTVTERGEGARPLRVVSSVRETLSGPADPWAVAERIAHPDTRIVTLTVTEKGYLAHPVTGRLDTGDARVRADLDGGPPLTPVGQIARGLQLRQLRDAGPVTVLSCDNLPDNGELTAALVADFADALPGADGERLRSWVQAHAAFPNTMVDRIVPATTAADLDAVEAELGLRDEAAVVAEPFHQWVIQDRFAGPRPRWEAAGATITGDVRPWEAAKLRVLNASHSLLAYLGLSVGHTTIAACAADDAVATAAHRLVHEEVLPSLTLPEGLDGAAYAASVLSRFANPALGHTTAKVGADGSQKLGPRVVPTVRDVLAGGGEPRWSALVVAAWMHHVATAGPGLEDPLADSLRALLPAGGGAREVVAALLRSEVFPGDLASHPVFTELLVHWYGVVSAGGGALAAEVAS
- a CDS encoding bifunctional 4-hydroxy-2-oxoglutarate aldolase/2-dehydro-3-deoxy-phosphogluconate aldolase, which translates into the protein MSGGNRGSGRSEGDGGIGAVLALSPVVPVVTVDSPALAVPLAEALLAGGVGVVEVTLRTPGALEAVRAVAEDVPDMVVGAGTVLTPRQADEAAEAGARFLVTPGTTERMLRHLVASGVPALPGVATVSEVLAAREAGMFAQKLFPASVPGTPFLRSVAGPVPDVVFCPTGGITAATAADYLALDNVACVGGSWLTPGDAVREGDWARITGLAAEAVRLGAGAVGDGRPGSVPPSVGPGPRGA
- a CDS encoding PucR family transcriptional regulator, with the translated sequence MSYPLRESRPTDPFARIPPELGARLRPLVPSLAEEALEGIRRRAEFHAAPLEPADAEGLRRTVEAGLRAFLDRVEGGRSPGHVDALAAEFRAFGADEARHGRTLECLHTGMRTAAAVAWRRLADADALTRDHMAVLGEAIFAFQEEVSTAAAEGHARVRGAGVDALRRRRARLLEVLLAETGPRREEQAVPALARAARWRLPGRVAVALLYRGTDGAAAAPLEATPSGPSAVAQTTVGGPSADALSASAGAFSHLSALPSDVLVGLDRVEPCAVVPDPEGPGRLRSLERSLRGSCAVLGPSVPLDRAPLSLARARDLAELVRTGVVPGGGVVRWDDHLPVLLLSRDPELVAEMTRSRLAPLAPLRPPQRERMADTLLAWLESGLNANEAAERLRIHPQTVRYRLRQLEELFGERLREPGERFELELVLRARRLLGPLEEGPVWPDGG